In Setaria viridis chromosome 5, Setaria_viridis_v4.0, whole genome shotgun sequence, the genomic stretch CAGCTGACCATACAATTAGCTTGGATACTATATAACCTTCCCGCACCAACTGTAATCTGCTCAAACACTTTTCCGAGCGAGCATATGTTGCCCAGCTTCACTGACAATTAATTCAACTACACTAGCAACAGAAAACAAACGTAGCAACAGAAAACAAGATCCAGTTCCAAGAATAATTGTTCAGTTCAGATTTTCTCTAATAGCACGAACAAAATAAGCACCATCTTTTGCAAAGGGGCGCACAAGAACAACGAATAAAAGAGAAGAACAGGGGGGTGACGGAGTGCTCACCGATGAGGACCaaaaggcggcggcggttgtcgagcagcggcggcggcagcgaatgGCGAGCAGCGGCGTCCGATGGTCGACGGCGGCTGCGGATGGCAATTGTAGGCGGCCGGTTCCGATGGGGAGAGGCGGCGACGGCTGCTGCGGATGGAgagaggcggcggtggctgcagatggggaacggcggcggcggcaacggatagggaaggacgacggcggctggggatggggagcggcggcgtccgatggtcggcggcggcgtccgatGGCGATTGTAGGCGGCCGGTTCCGATggggagaggtggcggcggctgcggatggggagaggcggcggtggctgaagatggggaacggcggcggcggcaacggataGGGAGAGGCGACGGGGGCTGCGGATGGGGAACGGCGGCGAGAACGGGGGGACCTGGAGGGGGAACCGCaatgggaggcggcggcggcggcgaggaacggCGGCGAGGGGGAACCGCAATGGCGAGCTGCGGCGTAGCGGGAACTGAACGGAGCACCCACGACCCACGACTGAAGACGGGAAAAAGCCGGAAAAAAAAACCGGAACACGGGAGAGGAAAAACCGGCGGGGGATTAGGACCGGAGGTCCGATTGGGCGATTGGGACGCGCGGGTGAGCTCGGGTACGGAATAGATTATTCCGTACCCAGGGTATTGTATAGTATaatcctatatatatatgtacccGAGCCTATCGGTGCGCTCACGCGCGGCTGGTTCACGAACTGGTGTTTTCCGATTTTTATACCAGCTCATCCGAACGTGGGTCATTATCATCCTGTTCCCGTTCCTCCTAGCAGGAACCGCTCTCCatcccccgccgcgcgccgtcccTCTCcatcccccgcccccgccgctcgccacccctccccgccgccgctcgccacccctccctgccgccgccgctcgccacccctccccgccgccgctcgccatcccccgccgccgccgctcgccacccctcaccgccgccgctcgccatcccccgccgccgccgctcgccacccctccttgccgccgccgctcgccacccctccgcgccgccgctcgccatcccccgccgccgccgctcgccacccctccccgccgccgccgctcgccatcccccaccgccgccgctcgccaccccttCACCAGGGTATACTTCGGATCTGATTTTGTAACTGTTACAAGATCAGAAGAAACTTCTTGGGATTACCTTAAACCTGAGGTTTTTGCTGCGATAATGGATTTATTAATCATTTAACCAAACTTGGTGCTATTGCCAGGTGGTGGAGGATCCAAGCTTGGTCAGCCGAGCCACTGCATCTTTCTGCGAGATGCAGTTTCCGGCATGCTCGCAGGAGCCGAGCTCCAGCCCGTCAGCAAACGAAACCGGCAAGCCCGCCGACATTATCGTGTTCGAGGACCTCGATCACATTGCCATGGAAGCGATGATCGCCGGCGGACAGGAGCTAGGCGAAGCGGAGAGCCTGTCAGATGGAAGCCTCGAGCAAATCACCAAGGAGATCGACGAATTCTACAGCCTCTGCGAGGAAATGGACGTGCAGCCACTCGAGGATACCTGGATCATGGACGGGTCTTTCGAAGTCCCCTCTTCGCAgcagccggcgccggggcctgcTACTActaacgccgccgccacctcaagCGCTCTCGTTGACGGCTCTCGCGCCACGAGCTTTACGGCCTGGGCGAGGCCGGAGTCGGACTCCAATGAAGTGGCTGTGCCGGTCGTCGAAGAGCCACagaagctgctgaagaaagCGGTGGCCGGCGGAGCTTGGGCGGcgaacaatggcggcggcggcacgacgAGAATGGCCCAAGAAAGTGGCGTCAAGAACCACGTCATGTCGGAGAGGAAGCGCCGGGAGAAGCTCAACGAGATGTTCCTCGTTCTCAAGTCATTGGTTCCCTCCATTCACAAGGTAATAACGCACACATTTTTCGGTGTACCGTGTACGTTCACTTGCATGTAATCCTTGCATTCTGAACTTTCTGATACATTTTGAACTTTTTTGATTGTGTTGCAGGTGGACAAAGCATCGATCCTTGCCGAAACGATAGCGTACCTCAAGGAGCTTCAACGAAGGGTACAAGAGCTAGAATCCAGCAGGGAACCCATAATCTCGCGCCCATCCGAAACAACGAGGGCAACAAGGCGCCATGACGATGAGGCCGTCAGGAAGAAAGTCTGTGCCGCGGGCTCCAAGAGGAAGGGCTCGGAGCTCGGCGGTGACGTGGAGAGGGAGCACCACCCACGGGCCCTCTCCAAGGACAGCACCAGCAACGTCACCGTCACCGTCTCGGACAAGGAGGTGCTCGTGGAGGTGCAGTGCCGGTGGGAAGAGCTTCTAATGACGCGAGTGTTCGACGCCATCAAGAGCCTGCAACTGGACGTTCTCTCGGTTCAGGCATCGGCACCGGATGGGTTCATGGGGCTGAAGATACGGGCTCAGGTATCACCGGATCATTAAGACATGGGAATTGCAATGCAATGTAGTAGGTTCTGGTTAGCAGTTAGCTCTCCATTAGTTTGTTGGTTCGAGTTTTGTTTTACTGATGCTGCTGTTTCTGTTGAGTTTCTGCAGTTTGCCGGCTCAGCTGCCGTTGTGCCGTGGATGATCAGCGAGGCCCTCCGTAAAGCTATAGGGAAGCGATGAGGGGCAGCTCAAGTTCTATATCGATGTACATAGAAGTTCCATGAACACGTTCCTTGTGAATCCTATTTTTGCAAATGGGGTGCactcatttcatattttttctttGAACAATCACCTTATGAACATGCGTGCTACACTATGAGCAACTCGGCGAGATTATCCCGACAGTTCTTAAGATTGACAAAATCACCACAACCGCCTAGCTATCAATGAGTATGTCACTTACCTCTGAGCGTATTGCCTACCCTGAaagaattttttgaaaataaCCTACCCTGAAAGAATAAATATCTTAGAATACAAGCATCCCTATTGAATCGGAGACTGAGGACCAATGGtagtcacccttggatgatgagtgattgactgtccccttgatgagtgcattgacaacactttacattgtcaacaagggggagagaaatcTACACAAACTCTTTCATCTATTAAGGGGGAGactttgcatgtatgcatgatttcagggggagtgcGTATGTTCAGGGGGAGTATTTATGAGTTGTTATACTCTTGTTATACTCTTATGTTTaactcttcttgaggagccggtttttgatttgagtttggattttcatgtgattggtgttgagcccgttttctgcctcttcttgagggatcacatgattttgtctcagttgtgtagagccgttgcccttatcttaggggactgagatttttctattttgagtttcttgtttttctgtttctatactatgaatttgtggggtgttgtcaatgcactcatcaagggggagattgaggaccaatggtggtcacccttggatgatgagtgattgacaacgttgtgttggtttgatgttgctcttggcttgtgatgtgcaggtgtaggatgcgacgtggcggtcgacggcgtgcggtgaaagtcaagcgaaaggttcatgccgatggaccaagggcggtgaaggatgaacacgagtaggcttggaccgatggacccgaggagtctgggcgaagtcacgggcggtccacatggtgcacggaatggcgagaGGGCATGATAGGATGGAAAcggtgtcggtcgagtcaagcgggaggcttggcggaggccggacacgcgtcaatggacggtttgggtggtttgggcctcaaaaccactgcgcaggcaggtttcccggtttgggcctcaaaaccgggggcgagcccggtgcggccggagcttcgagaaggagggcacgtggcgtcatcgcgaagcttgcgtcgaggcgaagcaaagtcgtgaagcggcgtgtccgtccgatgtgcggataaaaacttggaccaaaatgcccctgcgttggtagttatcttagttgtagctgtaggggtattatagtctttcgtcctggactataaatagggatgggggctggttatttcagcacctctttgcttagcaactcattatctatttccttagaggctagtcatgtgcttaaagtgagaggagagagggagattagagagtgattactcttttctcttgatttcttcatctttagtgggtggatgaagggaggaggctagtcctgttcttgtatagaagatgttctcgtgatttagctttgtttgttgtctcaaatcgtgctaaatctttattttccgagcgtttttctttttccctattttcgcaactatttttggggaattttcgtCATCACATTTGAGCCCGAATCTTgtgagattggttgaagggaaatgttgctaAGACCTTGGAGAGCATCTTTGATATGATCCCCTTCTAAATCTCTCACGGATCCAGCTTGGATTTTGAATTTCTTCCAAATCGtgttcttgagttagggtttcggttttctccaaGATTAGTGATGTATACTTGAGTTTTTCAGGATTTGCTTTATAGATCTTTTTGCTCTTGGGGTTTTGCATCCTTGTCTCAAGTTTCATCTCGATCTGTCAAGTATGGGAGGAGATCTTATGATTTGAAGTCTCGGctgttcttcttgttcttcttgtgtTCTTGTTCTGTTCGTCTCTGTTCATTCGCAGGAATCGTTCCACCGGGAAGGGGCAGGCAGCAGGCGCTCACGTGCGTGGAGCGAGCAGCCTGGTCAGCAGTCCAGCTCGCGTGTGAAAGGTGGCCCAGCTGTGCTCAGGTGCTTGAGGCCCAGCGTATGCCAAGCAGGCCCGGGCGAGGTGGCAGCAGCACGCGGCCCAGTTCAAGCCTGCTTGCTGCTCAGGCCGGCCACCAGGCCAAGTGGGCCAGCGCAGGTCATCAGGAGCACCAGACCGCAAGAAAAAAATCCACTAGCAGACCATGCGAACGTCCAGCACAGTGAGCACCTCCTTTTGGGTCGTTAGTTGATTCATGCCATTGCTAATTAATCTTTGTTATTTTGTTTAGCATTTTAATCTCTAGTGTCTCTTGCTAATCAGTGCTACTTGCGTTAGTTTTTTTTATCACTCTTTGCTAGTCATGCCTAGCACTTAAATTAATCTTTGATTATGCATGCTTAGTTAGATAATTAGCAAGTAGTAATCTTGGTTAACCGGGTGTTGAGAAAACTTGTTGG encodes the following:
- the LOC140222755 gene encoding anthocyanin regulatory Lc protein-like codes for the protein MAQESGVKNHVMSERKRREKLNEMFLVLKSLVPSIHKVDKASILAETIAYLKELQRRVQELESSREPIISRPSETTRATRRHDDEAVRKKVCAAGSKRKGSELGGDVEREHHPRALSKDSTSNVTVTVSDKEVLVEVQCRWEELLMTRVFDAIKSLQLDVLSVQASAPDGFMGLKIRAQFAGSAAVVPWMISEALRKAIGKR